TCCGCGGACGTGCATCGTGAAGAAACTGACGCACCAACTTGATCTGACTTAGCAATTCCGGTCCAAGAACAAACGCGGGACTGTTACCATCGACAGCAGGACGGTCGTGTCATGCAATTGACCGCGCTGGTGTTCTACACGTAGCGGTCCTGATGAACGCCAGCTGTCGAGCTTGTTAAGCGACGGGACAGCCAGCGCATGACAGATGGTCGCACTGGTGCAAGTGGATCAGCCGGCCAAGGGAACCTATTTTCGACGCCGATGTACCTGATTGAATCGTTACCCACCGTCATCGGAACAGCCGCCATCGCACCGGCGCTGCTAATGCTGTGGCTTGTGATTGCCGCGGAGGAACGCCCTGGACCGCCGGCCCAGGTGTGGACGGCGTTCGTGCTCGGCGCAGCCAGTATTTCGCTTCTCGGCCTCGCCCGGGCCCCCTTCGCCAAGATGGTTGCCGCGCCCGACAATCCCTGGGCGGCGCTCGCCATGCATTCGGTCTTCGGCGTCGCGCTGCCCGAGGAGGCCGTAAAGGTGATCGCGATCGTGCTTGTCTCCTCGACCAAGCGGCGGACCTTCGCCAATCCCATGGATACCGTGGTCTATGGCGCCGCCGTCGGCCTTGGCTTCGCGGCCTACGAAAACCTCGCTTATCTGGTCCAGCACGCCGAGATGTGGCGATCGCTGGCGGCGCTGCGCAGCGTTCTCACCGTGCCGTTCCACGGCGCCCTCGGCATCATCGCCGGCGCTTATTTGACGATCGCGCGTGCCGGCACGGCGCTGGGCGCAAACCGCCATCACCGCGATTGGGCCCGCCTCTCCAGCCGCCTGCTGATCTTCGCCGGCCCGCTGGCACTGCATTCGGCCTTCGACTTCCCGCTGCTCACGCTTCAGCGCATGCCGGACCTCGATCCGACCTTGCGAATGTGGCTCGGCGGCGCGAGCCTGCTGATCGGCTTCAGCTCGATTGCCTTCGCGATGCGCCTCGTGCGCCGCGTCGCGCGCCATCACGCGCCCCGCACCGATATCGCGCGGGAACGCCTCAGTCAGCTGCGCCGGATGTGGGCGCTGTGGCTGGCCGGCGGCGGCGTTGGCTTCCTCGGCCTCGCCTTCGTGCTGACCTCGATCCACCACTGGCTCATCAACCCCGAGCGCAATTTGACGCTGGCGCTGATCCCGATCGGCTTCGTCTCGATCCTGCTGGGGCTTGCGCTGTTGGTCGTCACCACTGCGATTTACGTGCTCGGCCGCAACCGCATCCGCACGACCGGCGACGGTTTTTCGTCTGCGCACGGTGGTGGTTGATCCACCGCATGGCAAGCCTGGCGGGTGCGTACTAGATTGAGCACACATCTTTCGATCTGGAGCTTGCCGATGACATCGCCTGAGGAATTTTCACGGTTGCAATCCGCGATGAGCAAGGCGGTAAAGGCTCATTGGAAGGCCTTTCTGTTCGAAGGCATTTTGCTCGCCGTCCTCGGCATCGCTGCGCTGATCCTGCCGCCGCTCGCGAGCCTTGCCATCACGATCTTCCTCGGATGGATGTTCCTGATCAGCGGCATCGGCGGCTTGATCGTGACCTATTGGGCGCGCGCCATGCCGGGCTTCTGGTGGTCGTTGATCTCCGCAGCGCTCGCCGTACTCGCGGGCATGCTGCTGCTGGCGCGCCCGATGCAGGCCGTGCTGACGCTGACCATCGTGCTCGGCGCCTATTTCCTCGCCGAAGGCGTCACCACCATCATGTACGCGCTGGAGCACCGCCGCGAGCTGAGCGGGCGCTGGTCTTGGCTGCTGATCTCGGGCCCCGTCGACATCGCGATCGCATTCATGGTGATCACGGGATTGCCGAGCTCGGCGGAGTGGGCCATCGGCGTGCTCGTCGGCATCAATCTTTTGTTCGGCGGCTCCACCCTGATCGGCATGGCGTTGGCGGCGCGCAAAAGCAACAGTTGAGGGACGTCGCGCACGCGCGCGCCGATTGGGGGGTGACAACCCGCCGCTGGCGCGCTATATGACGGCCCATGATCACCGTCGCCACCAGCTATTTTTGGTACTTTAGCTACGACAGCTTGCTGGCGGCAGGAGGATCGCGCTCAATCTAAGATATTGAAGCAAAAGTCCGAACAGCCGCCAGACCTGGCGGCTTTTTTATTGGCCGGCAGGTTCTCGAAACAGACAGGAGCCCGCCGTGCTGAGCACGACCGACGATCTTCGTATCCGCGAACTGAAAGAGCTGAGCACGCCTGAAGACGTGATGCGGGAAGTCCCGCGCACGCTCACGGCGACCCGTGTGGTGATGGCTGCGCGCAACGCCATCCACGCCATCCTCAACGGCCAGGACGACCGGCTGCTGGTCGTCGTCGGCCCTTGCTCGGTGCATGATCCCAAGGCCGCGCTCGACTACGCCGAGCGCCTCGCGCGCTTGCGCGAAGACCTTGCCGACCAGCTCGAGATCGTGATGCGGGTCTATTTCGAGAAACCGCGGACGACAGTCGGTTGGAAAGGCCTGATCAACGACCCGGATCTCGACGGCAGCTTCGACATCAACAAGGGCCTGCGGCTTGCGCGCAACGTGCTGTCGGCCATCAACAATCTCGGCCTGCCCGCCGGCGCAGAATTCCTGGACATGACGACGCCGCAATACATCGCCGATCTCGTCTCCTGGGCTGCGATCGGCGCGCGCACGACCGAGAGCCAGATCCATCGCGAGCTGGCCTCCGGACTCTCCTGCCCCGTCGGCTTCAAGAACGGCACCGACGGCAACGTGCGGATCGCCGCGGACGCGGTGAAGTCGGCCTCGCATCCGCATCACTTCATGGCGGTGACGAAGCTCGGCCGTTCCGCGATCGCCTCGACCGCGGGCAACGAGGACTGCCACATCATCCTGCGCGGCGGAGCCAAGCCCAACTACGACGCGGCAAGCGTCGCGGCGGCCTGCAACGATCTGGCGAAGTCCGGTGTCGCGCCGCTGGTGATGGTGGATGCGAGCCACGCCAATTCGAACAAGAAGCCGGAGAACCAGCCCCTGGTGATGGCCGATATCGCCGGCCAGATCTCGGGCGGCGAGAAGCGCATCATGGGCGTGATGATCGAGAGCAATCTCGTCGCCGGCCGCCAGGACGTAGTGCCCGGCAAGCCGCTAACTTACGGCCAGAGCATCACTGACGGGTGCATTGATTGGGCCACCACAGCCACCGTGCTCGAGCAACTCGCTGATGCGGTCGAGATCCGCCGCAACACTGCGCGCGCCGGACTGCACGAGCGCTCCGCGTAATCAGGGCCAAGAGCGGGCGGGACGATGCTGTTCGCGCCCTGCCCGCTCTTGCTATTAGCAGCCGCGGCAGATGCTCTTGATCTTCTTGTCGAGCGCAAGGTTTTCCTTGCTCAGGGGATCGTTGGGATCGCTGCTGATATTCTTTTCGTTCGGAACGTCGCCGGCCCGGGGCTGGCGGTGGCCGACGGGTGCCTGCGGCAGCGATCCCGAGCTTGCTCCACCTGACGTCGCCCCCTTGGTGGCGGGTTGGGCAATCGCCGCACCGCCAAGCAAGACCACGAGCGATGCTGCCAGCATGATCTTCTTCATATCCGTTTCTCCATTCCTCGAACCGCCGTCCCCCCTG
This genomic interval from Bradyrhizobium guangzhouense contains the following:
- a CDS encoding HdeD family acid-resistance protein, which produces MTSPEEFSRLQSAMSKAVKAHWKAFLFEGILLAVLGIAALILPPLASLAITIFLGWMFLISGIGGLIVTYWARAMPGFWWSLISAALAVLAGMLLLARPMQAVLTLTIVLGAYFLAEGVTTIMYALEHRRELSGRWSWLLISGPVDIAIAFMVITGLPSSAEWAIGVLVGINLLFGGSTLIGMALAARKSNS
- a CDS encoding PrsW family glutamic-type intramembrane protease, with product MYLIESLPTVIGTAAIAPALLMLWLVIAAEERPGPPAQVWTAFVLGAASISLLGLARAPFAKMVAAPDNPWAALAMHSVFGVALPEEAVKVIAIVLVSSTKRRTFANPMDTVVYGAAVGLGFAAYENLAYLVQHAEMWRSLAALRSVLTVPFHGALGIIAGAYLTIARAGTALGANRHHRDWARLSSRLLIFAGPLALHSAFDFPLLTLQRMPDLDPTLRMWLGGASLLIGFSSIAFAMRLVRRVARHHAPRTDIARERLSQLRRMWALWLAGGGVGFLGLAFVLTSIHHWLINPERNLTLALIPIGFVSILLGLALLVVTTAIYVLGRNRIRTTGDGFSSAHGGG
- a CDS encoding 3-deoxy-7-phosphoheptulonate synthase; this translates as MLSTTDDLRIRELKELSTPEDVMREVPRTLTATRVVMAARNAIHAILNGQDDRLLVVVGPCSVHDPKAALDYAERLARLREDLADQLEIVMRVYFEKPRTTVGWKGLINDPDLDGSFDINKGLRLARNVLSAINNLGLPAGAEFLDMTTPQYIADLVSWAAIGARTTESQIHRELASGLSCPVGFKNGTDGNVRIAADAVKSASHPHHFMAVTKLGRSAIASTAGNEDCHIILRGGAKPNYDAASVAAACNDLAKSGVAPLVMVDASHANSNKKPENQPLVMADIAGQISGGEKRIMGVMIESNLVAGRQDVVPGKPLTYGQSITDGCIDWATTATVLEQLADAVEIRRNTARAGLHERSA